In Electrophorus electricus isolate fEleEle1 chromosome 12, fEleEle1.pri, whole genome shotgun sequence, a single window of DNA contains:
- the scocb gene encoding short coiled-coil protein B has protein sequence MSSELDGDMENQVEFEKTRLINQVLELQNTLEDLSSRVDAVKEENLKLKSENQVLGQYIENLMSASSVFQTTDSKGKRK, from the exons ATGAGCTCTGAGTTGGACG GTGATATGGAAAACCAGGTGGAGTTTGAGAAGACAAGGCTCATAAACCAGGTCCTGGAGCTGCAAAATACTCTTGAGG ACCTTTCCTCACGGGTAGATGCTGTAAAGGAAGAGAACCTTAAGCTTAAGTCAGAGAACCAGGTTCTGGGCCAGTACATAGAAAACCTGATGTCTGCGTCCAGTGTTTTTCAGACCACTGACTCCAAAGGCAAACGGAagtaa
- the setd7 gene encoding histone-lysine N-methyltransferase SETD7 isoform X7, translated as MLEGFYVDDALHGLGVYTYEDGGTLHGTYVDGELNGPAQEFDPEGHLVFRGQYKDNIRCGICWVYYLDRGCVVGEVNEDGELTGKTVAYIYPDGRMALYGSFVDGELIEARLATLTSQENGRPHFTVDSDSPVYSYDKSTSSCIAGHKMLPDPYESQRVYVGQSLISGAGEGLFAKTEADANTVMAFYNGVRITHSEVDRRDWSLNGNTISLDEDTVIDVPEPFNLTTNYCASLGHKANHSFTPNCKYDPFVHPRFGPIKCIRTICAVQKDEELTVAYGYDHGPSGNSAPEAPDWYKQELREFQERQMERGGVLDTC; from the exons ATGCTAGAGGGTTTCTACGTGGACGATGCCCTCCACGGGCTGGGAGTGTACACATACGAGGATGGCGGCACGTTGCATGGGACATATGTGGATGGTGAGCTCAATGGGCCTGCTCAGGAGTTCGATCCAGAAGGCCACCTTGTCTTCAGGGGCCAATACAAGGACAACATTCGCTGCGGTATCTGCTGGGTCTACTACCTG GATCGGGGCTGTGTGGTAGGGGAAGTCAATGAGGATGGGGAGTTGACGGGCAAAACAGTGGCTTACATTTACCCTGATGGACGCATGGCTCTGTATGGCAGTTTCGTGGATGGAGAACTCATCGAGGCTCGATTAGCCACCCTCACCAGTCAGGAGAATGGCAGACCTCACTTCACTGTTGACTCAGACA gTCCTGTTTATTCCTATGACAAATCCACTTCCTCCTGTATTGCTGGGCACAAAATGCTACCAGACCCCTATGAGAGCCAGCG GGTGTATGTGGGCCAGTCGTTGATctcaggagcaggagaagggCTGTTTGCCAAAACTGAGGCAGATGCAAACACTGTAATGGCCTTTTACAATGGAGTGCGCATCACACACtcagag GTGGATCGTCGGGATTGGTCCCTGAATGGTAACACCATTTCATTGGATGAAGACACAGTGATTGATGTTCCTGAACCATTCAACCTCACAACAAATTACTGTGCATCACTTGGACACAAGGCCAATCACTCCTTTACCCCAAACTGCAAATACGACCC GTTTGTGCATCCACGCTTTGGGCCAATAAAGTGCATTCGTACAATCTGCGCAGTTCAGAAAGATGAGGAACTCACGGTTGCTTATGGTTATGACCATGGGCCTTCTGGGAATTCGGCTCCAGAGGCTCCAGACTGGTACAAACAGGAACTGCGTGAGTTtcaggagagacagatggaaagGGGAGGAGTGCTGGACACTTGTTAA
- the setd7 gene encoding histone-lysine N-methyltransferase SETD7 isoform X6, with product MDQDELPHGLCTVTYSSSDRFEGHFVHGEKNGKGKFFFFDGSMLEGFYVDDALHGLGVYTYEDGGTLHGTYVDGELNGPAQEFDPEGHLVFRGQYKDNIRCGICWVYYLDRGCVVGEVNEDGELTGKTVAYIYPDGRMALYGSFVDGELIEARLATLTSQENGRPHFTVDSDSPVYSYDKSTSSCIAGHKMLPDPYESQRVYVGQSLISGAGEGLFAKTEADANTVMAFYNGVRITHSEVDRRDWSLNGNTISLDEDTVIDVPEPFNLTTNYCASLGHKANHSFTPNCKYDPFVHPRFGPIKCIRTICAVQKDEELTVAYGYDHGPSGNSAPEAPDWYKQELREFQERQMERGGVLDTC from the exons ATGGACCAAGATGAGCTTCCCCATGGTCTCTGCACCGTCACCTACTCATCCAGTGACCGTTTTGAGGGACACTTTGTTCATGGGGAAAAGAATGGAAAAGGCAAATTCTTCTTTTTTGATGGCAG TATGCTAGAGGGTTTCTACGTGGACGATGCCCTCCACGGGCTGGGAGTGTACACATACGAGGATGGCGGCACGTTGCATGGGACATATGTGGATGGTGAGCTCAATGGGCCTGCTCAGGAGTTCGATCCAGAAGGCCACCTTGTCTTCAGGGGCCAATACAAGGACAACATTCGCTGCGGTATCTGCTGGGTCTACTACCTG GATCGGGGCTGTGTGGTAGGGGAAGTCAATGAGGATGGGGAGTTGACGGGCAAAACAGTGGCTTACATTTACCCTGATGGACGCATGGCTCTGTATGGCAGTTTCGTGGATGGAGAACTCATCGAGGCTCGATTAGCCACCCTCACCAGTCAGGAGAATGGCAGACCTCACTTCACTGTTGACTCAGACA gTCCTGTTTATTCCTATGACAAATCCACTTCCTCCTGTATTGCTGGGCACAAAATGCTACCAGACCCCTATGAGAGCCAGCG GGTGTATGTGGGCCAGTCGTTGATctcaggagcaggagaagggCTGTTTGCCAAAACTGAGGCAGATGCAAACACTGTAATGGCCTTTTACAATGGAGTGCGCATCACACACtcagag GTGGATCGTCGGGATTGGTCCCTGAATGGTAACACCATTTCATTGGATGAAGACACAGTGATTGATGTTCCTGAACCATTCAACCTCACAACAAATTACTGTGCATCACTTGGACACAAGGCCAATCACTCCTTTACCCCAAACTGCAAATACGACCC GTTTGTGCATCCACGCTTTGGGCCAATAAAGTGCATTCGTACAATCTGCGCAGTTCAGAAAGATGAGGAACTCACGGTTGCTTATGGTTATGACCATGGGCCTTCTGGGAATTCGGCTCCAGAGGCTCCAGACTGGTACAAACAGGAACTGCGTGAGTTtcaggagagacagatggaaagGGGAGGAGTGCTGGACACTTGTTAA
- the setd7 gene encoding histone-lysine N-methyltransferase SETD7 isoform X5, whose protein sequence is MSFPMVSAPSPTHPVTVLRDTLFMGKRMEKLSKIWLPWCLRRDYESCLDDMLEGFYVDDALHGLGVYTYEDGGTLHGTYVDGELNGPAQEFDPEGHLVFRGQYKDNIRCGICWVYYLDRGCVVGEVNEDGELTGKTVAYIYPDGRMALYGSFVDGELIEARLATLTSQENGRPHFTVDSDSPVYSYDKSTSSCIAGHKMLPDPYESQRVYVGQSLISGAGEGLFAKTEADANTVMAFYNGVRITHSEVDRRDWSLNGNTISLDEDTVIDVPEPFNLTTNYCASLGHKANHSFTPNCKYDPFVHPRFGPIKCIRTICAVQKDEELTVAYGYDHGPSGNSAPEAPDWYKQELREFQERQMERGGVLDTC, encoded by the exons ATGAGCTTCCCCATGGTCTCTGCACCGTCACCTACTCATCCAGTGACCGTTTTGAGGGACACTTTGTTCATGGGGAAAAGAATGGAAAAG tTATCCAAGATATGGCTGCCCTGGTGTCTCAGACGTGATTATGAATCATGTTTAGATGA TATGCTAGAGGGTTTCTACGTGGACGATGCCCTCCACGGGCTGGGAGTGTACACATACGAGGATGGCGGCACGTTGCATGGGACATATGTGGATGGTGAGCTCAATGGGCCTGCTCAGGAGTTCGATCCAGAAGGCCACCTTGTCTTCAGGGGCCAATACAAGGACAACATTCGCTGCGGTATCTGCTGGGTCTACTACCTG GATCGGGGCTGTGTGGTAGGGGAAGTCAATGAGGATGGGGAGTTGACGGGCAAAACAGTGGCTTACATTTACCCTGATGGACGCATGGCTCTGTATGGCAGTTTCGTGGATGGAGAACTCATCGAGGCTCGATTAGCCACCCTCACCAGTCAGGAGAATGGCAGACCTCACTTCACTGTTGACTCAGACA gTCCTGTTTATTCCTATGACAAATCCACTTCCTCCTGTATTGCTGGGCACAAAATGCTACCAGACCCCTATGAGAGCCAGCG GGTGTATGTGGGCCAGTCGTTGATctcaggagcaggagaagggCTGTTTGCCAAAACTGAGGCAGATGCAAACACTGTAATGGCCTTTTACAATGGAGTGCGCATCACACACtcagag GTGGATCGTCGGGATTGGTCCCTGAATGGTAACACCATTTCATTGGATGAAGACACAGTGATTGATGTTCCTGAACCATTCAACCTCACAACAAATTACTGTGCATCACTTGGACACAAGGCCAATCACTCCTTTACCCCAAACTGCAAATACGACCC GTTTGTGCATCCACGCTTTGGGCCAATAAAGTGCATTCGTACAATCTGCGCAGTTCAGAAAGATGAGGAACTCACGGTTGCTTATGGTTATGACCATGGGCCTTCTGGGAATTCGGCTCCAGAGGCTCCAGACTGGTACAAACAGGAACTGCGTGAGTTtcaggagagacagatggaaagGGGAGGAGTGCTGGACACTTGTTAA
- the zgc:113425 gene encoding uncharacterized protein zgc:113425 has protein sequence MDRYRYFTFNQKIVVVWGILQVACAGLCVVCGFLDAVFRKSTTLSKTRAPLWAGMIMAIPGVLALFASQKKNPVLVNAMIVSSVVSHAATVIVFVYAGVTLNYGEEDDELFQPHYIPEVKFVLSRMVKAANSTMVLAGVGSLMFSSFITLVGCRSLPLCGCYDAATGMEALFPQSDQTASADLVCSWHGGEERMFNSLSSSFKEHCPEQDQDKGFALPPYSRLS, from the exons ATGGACCGCTACAGGTATTTTACCTTCAACCAGAAGATTGTGGTTGTATGGGGCATCCTTCAGGTGGCTTGTGCCGGACTTTGTGTGGTATGCGGATTTTTGGACGCAGTTTTCCGCAAGAGTACCACACTGAGTAAAACAAGGGCCCCTCTATGGGCTGGAATG ATCATGGCTATTCCTGGCGTGCTTGCGCTTTTTGCCTCCCAAAAGAAAAATCCAGTCCTG GTGAATGCCATGATCGTGTCCTCTGTGGTGTCCCACGCTGCAACAGTgattgtatttgtgtatgctgGTGTGACGCTCAACTATGGGGAGGAGGATGATGAACTCTTCCAGCCCCATTACATCCCTGAAGTG AAGTTCGTGTTGAGCCGCATGGTGAAGGCGGCTAACAGCACCATGGTGCTAGCTGGAGTCGGCTCACTGATGTTCTCCTCCTTCATCACACTTGTGGGCTGCCGCAGTCTTCCTCTCTGTGGCTGCTATGACGCAGCCACTGGTATG GAAGCTCTCTTTCCTCAGAGTGACCAGACTGCTTCAGCTGATCTTGTCTGCTCCTGGCATG gaggagaggagcgtATGTTTAACTCGCTATCATCATCATTCAAGGAGCACTGCCCTGAGCAGGACCAGGACAAGGGTTTTGCACTTCCTCCTTATAGCAGACTGTCTTAA
- the setd7 gene encoding histone-lysine N-methyltransferase SETD7 isoform X1 — protein sequence MDSDDDNVEEVVEGTTCRSLFTKHMCGQWTKMSFPMVSAPSPTHPVTVLRDTLFMGKRMEKLSKIWLPWCLRRDYESCLDDMLEGFYVDDALHGLGVYTYEDGGTLHGTYVDGELNGPAQEFDPEGHLVFRGQYKDNIRCGICWVYYLDRGCVVGEVNEDGELTGKTVAYIYPDGRMALYGSFVDGELIEARLATLTSQENGRPHFTVDSDSPVYSYDKSTSSCIAGHKMLPDPYESQRVYVGQSLISGAGEGLFAKTEADANTVMAFYNGVRITHSEVDRRDWSLNGNTISLDEDTVIDVPEPFNLTTNYCASLGHKANHSFTPNCKYDPFVHPRFGPIKCIRTICAVQKDEELTVAYGYDHGPSGNSAPEAPDWYKQELREFQERQMERGGVLDTC from the exons ATGGACAGCGATGACGACAATGTAGAAGAGGTCGTAGAAGGTACGACATGCAGATCCCTATTCACAAAACACATGTGC GGCCAATGGACCAAGATGAGCTTCCCCATGGTCTCTGCACCGTCACCTACTCATCCAGTGACCGTTTTGAGGGACACTTTGTTCATGGGGAAAAGAATGGAAAAG tTATCCAAGATATGGCTGCCCTGGTGTCTCAGACGTGATTATGAATCATGTTTAGATGA TATGCTAGAGGGTTTCTACGTGGACGATGCCCTCCACGGGCTGGGAGTGTACACATACGAGGATGGCGGCACGTTGCATGGGACATATGTGGATGGTGAGCTCAATGGGCCTGCTCAGGAGTTCGATCCAGAAGGCCACCTTGTCTTCAGGGGCCAATACAAGGACAACATTCGCTGCGGTATCTGCTGGGTCTACTACCTG GATCGGGGCTGTGTGGTAGGGGAAGTCAATGAGGATGGGGAGTTGACGGGCAAAACAGTGGCTTACATTTACCCTGATGGACGCATGGCTCTGTATGGCAGTTTCGTGGATGGAGAACTCATCGAGGCTCGATTAGCCACCCTCACCAGTCAGGAGAATGGCAGACCTCACTTCACTGTTGACTCAGACA gTCCTGTTTATTCCTATGACAAATCCACTTCCTCCTGTATTGCTGGGCACAAAATGCTACCAGACCCCTATGAGAGCCAGCG GGTGTATGTGGGCCAGTCGTTGATctcaggagcaggagaagggCTGTTTGCCAAAACTGAGGCAGATGCAAACACTGTAATGGCCTTTTACAATGGAGTGCGCATCACACACtcagag GTGGATCGTCGGGATTGGTCCCTGAATGGTAACACCATTTCATTGGATGAAGACACAGTGATTGATGTTCCTGAACCATTCAACCTCACAACAAATTACTGTGCATCACTTGGACACAAGGCCAATCACTCCTTTACCCCAAACTGCAAATACGACCC GTTTGTGCATCCACGCTTTGGGCCAATAAAGTGCATTCGTACAATCTGCGCAGTTCAGAAAGATGAGGAACTCACGGTTGCTTATGGTTATGACCATGGGCCTTCTGGGAATTCGGCTCCAGAGGCTCCAGACTGGTACAAACAGGAACTGCGTGAGTTtcaggagagacagatggaaagGGGAGGAGTGCTGGACACTTGTTAA
- the setd7 gene encoding histone-lysine N-methyltransferase SETD7 isoform X4 gives MQIPIHKTHVRPMDQDELPHGLCTVTYSSSDRFEGHFVHGEKNGKGKFFFFDGSMLEGFYVDDALHGLGVYTYEDGGTLHGTYVDGELNGPAQEFDPEGHLVFRGQYKDNIRCGICWVYYLDRGCVVGEVNEDGELTGKTVAYIYPDGRMALYGSFVDGELIEARLATLTSQENGRPHFTVDSDSPVYSYDKSTSSCIAGHKMLPDPYESQRVYVGQSLISGAGEGLFAKTEADANTVMAFYNGVRITHSEVDRRDWSLNGNTISLDEDTVIDVPEPFNLTTNYCASLGHKANHSFTPNCKYDPFVHPRFGPIKCIRTICAVQKDEELTVAYGYDHGPSGNSAPEAPDWYKQELREFQERQMERGGVLDTC, from the exons ATGCAGATCCCTATTCACAAAACACATGTGC GGCCAATGGACCAAGATGAGCTTCCCCATGGTCTCTGCACCGTCACCTACTCATCCAGTGACCGTTTTGAGGGACACTTTGTTCATGGGGAAAAGAATGGAAAAGGCAAATTCTTCTTTTTTGATGGCAG TATGCTAGAGGGTTTCTACGTGGACGATGCCCTCCACGGGCTGGGAGTGTACACATACGAGGATGGCGGCACGTTGCATGGGACATATGTGGATGGTGAGCTCAATGGGCCTGCTCAGGAGTTCGATCCAGAAGGCCACCTTGTCTTCAGGGGCCAATACAAGGACAACATTCGCTGCGGTATCTGCTGGGTCTACTACCTG GATCGGGGCTGTGTGGTAGGGGAAGTCAATGAGGATGGGGAGTTGACGGGCAAAACAGTGGCTTACATTTACCCTGATGGACGCATGGCTCTGTATGGCAGTTTCGTGGATGGAGAACTCATCGAGGCTCGATTAGCCACCCTCACCAGTCAGGAGAATGGCAGACCTCACTTCACTGTTGACTCAGACA gTCCTGTTTATTCCTATGACAAATCCACTTCCTCCTGTATTGCTGGGCACAAAATGCTACCAGACCCCTATGAGAGCCAGCG GGTGTATGTGGGCCAGTCGTTGATctcaggagcaggagaagggCTGTTTGCCAAAACTGAGGCAGATGCAAACACTGTAATGGCCTTTTACAATGGAGTGCGCATCACACACtcagag GTGGATCGTCGGGATTGGTCCCTGAATGGTAACACCATTTCATTGGATGAAGACACAGTGATTGATGTTCCTGAACCATTCAACCTCACAACAAATTACTGTGCATCACTTGGACACAAGGCCAATCACTCCTTTACCCCAAACTGCAAATACGACCC GTTTGTGCATCCACGCTTTGGGCCAATAAAGTGCATTCGTACAATCTGCGCAGTTCAGAAAGATGAGGAACTCACGGTTGCTTATGGTTATGACCATGGGCCTTCTGGGAATTCGGCTCCAGAGGCTCCAGACTGGTACAAACAGGAACTGCGTGAGTTtcaggagagacagatggaaagGGGAGGAGTGCTGGACACTTGTTAA
- the setd7 gene encoding histone-lysine N-methyltransferase SETD7 isoform X2 yields the protein MQIPIHKTHGQWTKMSFPMVSAPSPTHPVTVLRDTLFMGKRMEKLSKIWLPWCLRRDYESCLDDMLEGFYVDDALHGLGVYTYEDGGTLHGTYVDGELNGPAQEFDPEGHLVFRGQYKDNIRCGICWVYYLDRGCVVGEVNEDGELTGKTVAYIYPDGRMALYGSFVDGELIEARLATLTSQENGRPHFTVDSDSPVYSYDKSTSSCIAGHKMLPDPYESQRVYVGQSLISGAGEGLFAKTEADANTVMAFYNGVRITHSEVDRRDWSLNGNTISLDEDTVIDVPEPFNLTTNYCASLGHKANHSFTPNCKYDPFVHPRFGPIKCIRTICAVQKDEELTVAYGYDHGPSGNSAPEAPDWYKQELREFQERQMERGGVLDTC from the exons ATGCAGATCCCTATTCACAAAACACAT GGCCAATGGACCAAGATGAGCTTCCCCATGGTCTCTGCACCGTCACCTACTCATCCAGTGACCGTTTTGAGGGACACTTTGTTCATGGGGAAAAGAATGGAAAAG tTATCCAAGATATGGCTGCCCTGGTGTCTCAGACGTGATTATGAATCATGTTTAGATGA TATGCTAGAGGGTTTCTACGTGGACGATGCCCTCCACGGGCTGGGAGTGTACACATACGAGGATGGCGGCACGTTGCATGGGACATATGTGGATGGTGAGCTCAATGGGCCTGCTCAGGAGTTCGATCCAGAAGGCCACCTTGTCTTCAGGGGCCAATACAAGGACAACATTCGCTGCGGTATCTGCTGGGTCTACTACCTG GATCGGGGCTGTGTGGTAGGGGAAGTCAATGAGGATGGGGAGTTGACGGGCAAAACAGTGGCTTACATTTACCCTGATGGACGCATGGCTCTGTATGGCAGTTTCGTGGATGGAGAACTCATCGAGGCTCGATTAGCCACCCTCACCAGTCAGGAGAATGGCAGACCTCACTTCACTGTTGACTCAGACA gTCCTGTTTATTCCTATGACAAATCCACTTCCTCCTGTATTGCTGGGCACAAAATGCTACCAGACCCCTATGAGAGCCAGCG GGTGTATGTGGGCCAGTCGTTGATctcaggagcaggagaagggCTGTTTGCCAAAACTGAGGCAGATGCAAACACTGTAATGGCCTTTTACAATGGAGTGCGCATCACACACtcagag GTGGATCGTCGGGATTGGTCCCTGAATGGTAACACCATTTCATTGGATGAAGACACAGTGATTGATGTTCCTGAACCATTCAACCTCACAACAAATTACTGTGCATCACTTGGACACAAGGCCAATCACTCCTTTACCCCAAACTGCAAATACGACCC GTTTGTGCATCCACGCTTTGGGCCAATAAAGTGCATTCGTACAATCTGCGCAGTTCAGAAAGATGAGGAACTCACGGTTGCTTATGGTTATGACCATGGGCCTTCTGGGAATTCGGCTCCAGAGGCTCCAGACTGGTACAAACAGGAACTGCGTGAGTTtcaggagagacagatggaaagGGGAGGAGTGCTGGACACTTGTTAA
- the setd7 gene encoding histone-lysine N-methyltransferase SETD7 isoform X3, translating into MDSDDDNVEEVVEGPMDQDELPHGLCTVTYSSSDRFEGHFVHGEKNGKGKFFFFDGSMLEGFYVDDALHGLGVYTYEDGGTLHGTYVDGELNGPAQEFDPEGHLVFRGQYKDNIRCGICWVYYLDRGCVVGEVNEDGELTGKTVAYIYPDGRMALYGSFVDGELIEARLATLTSQENGRPHFTVDSDSPVYSYDKSTSSCIAGHKMLPDPYESQRVYVGQSLISGAGEGLFAKTEADANTVMAFYNGVRITHSEVDRRDWSLNGNTISLDEDTVIDVPEPFNLTTNYCASLGHKANHSFTPNCKYDPFVHPRFGPIKCIRTICAVQKDEELTVAYGYDHGPSGNSAPEAPDWYKQELREFQERQMERGGVLDTC; encoded by the exons ATGGACAGCGATGACGACAATGTAGAAGAGGTCGTAGAAG GGCCAATGGACCAAGATGAGCTTCCCCATGGTCTCTGCACCGTCACCTACTCATCCAGTGACCGTTTTGAGGGACACTTTGTTCATGGGGAAAAGAATGGAAAAGGCAAATTCTTCTTTTTTGATGGCAG TATGCTAGAGGGTTTCTACGTGGACGATGCCCTCCACGGGCTGGGAGTGTACACATACGAGGATGGCGGCACGTTGCATGGGACATATGTGGATGGTGAGCTCAATGGGCCTGCTCAGGAGTTCGATCCAGAAGGCCACCTTGTCTTCAGGGGCCAATACAAGGACAACATTCGCTGCGGTATCTGCTGGGTCTACTACCTG GATCGGGGCTGTGTGGTAGGGGAAGTCAATGAGGATGGGGAGTTGACGGGCAAAACAGTGGCTTACATTTACCCTGATGGACGCATGGCTCTGTATGGCAGTTTCGTGGATGGAGAACTCATCGAGGCTCGATTAGCCACCCTCACCAGTCAGGAGAATGGCAGACCTCACTTCACTGTTGACTCAGACA gTCCTGTTTATTCCTATGACAAATCCACTTCCTCCTGTATTGCTGGGCACAAAATGCTACCAGACCCCTATGAGAGCCAGCG GGTGTATGTGGGCCAGTCGTTGATctcaggagcaggagaagggCTGTTTGCCAAAACTGAGGCAGATGCAAACACTGTAATGGCCTTTTACAATGGAGTGCGCATCACACACtcagag GTGGATCGTCGGGATTGGTCCCTGAATGGTAACACCATTTCATTGGATGAAGACACAGTGATTGATGTTCCTGAACCATTCAACCTCACAACAAATTACTGTGCATCACTTGGACACAAGGCCAATCACTCCTTTACCCCAAACTGCAAATACGACCC GTTTGTGCATCCACGCTTTGGGCCAATAAAGTGCATTCGTACAATCTGCGCAGTTCAGAAAGATGAGGAACTCACGGTTGCTTATGGTTATGACCATGGGCCTTCTGGGAATTCGGCTCCAGAGGCTCCAGACTGGTACAAACAGGAACTGCGTGAGTTtcaggagagacagatggaaagGGGAGGAGTGCTGGACACTTGTTAA